In Ovis canadensis isolate MfBH-ARS-UI-01 breed Bighorn chromosome 23, ARS-UI_OviCan_v2, whole genome shotgun sequence, the DNA window CCCTCCCCCATCGGCCGGTTTTGTTCTATTTCGAGGCCCTGGCATCTCGCGGAGAATTCTGGGATTCTTCTCGGGCGGAGGTGGGAGTGGGCGGGCCTCGCGCGGGGCCTGCTGGGACTTGTAGTTCAGCTGGCCGCGGGCGGAAGTGCCGCGGCTCGTTTGCTGTTGTGGCCGGGTGGCATTCGGTCTGAGGAAAGCCGCCGCCGCGAGTGCAGGGAAAAGGGGCTGACGTCGTTGGGGTGGGGGCGCGGTTCGAAGCGGCACTCTACAGGAGTGCGTGGGGAGGTCACTTGGGACCGGGCTCTCCGCCCAAAGACGGTCGGGACCGCGGACCTGCGCTCCCCGCAACTCCTCACATCCCACCGCCAGAGTGCTGTTTGAGAAcgtaaaaggaagagaaatgtcTTTTCTGTAGAATGCTTGAGCCGTAGAAAGGTAGGGTCTTGGAATAGAAACAGATCTGTAGGCCAAAGCTACGTGTTTATAAGGCCGCCACACTCCAGAGTATTTAATTAAACTTGTGTGTATGTTACCTGATAAGATCTTTTCTGATTCCTAGTTTTGGTAGGGTTACAGGAAGTTTTTGGAAATTAGCTTTCGTATTCTGGGGCGTATATGGGTACATTGAGCAGCTGCGTGGCTCATTCTTAACGGGTGTTGTAGACAATGGCATGGGCATGACTGTGCAAATACCAAGGAAAGGATCAGAAATAGCACAAGGTTTCCATGAACGTAGTAGCTGGGGAGATTGTGAGTCATTCAGTGTCAGCGGAAGAATCTGCACCACAAAGGTGTTACGAgagttcttttttccccctagaattTGCTGATTAATGCCTGTCGTTCCTAATTTAAAGGTATTTATGGTGTGGAGggtaactgaaaaataattaaattttatggCACATAGTGGTTCCTTTTTTCCAACATTATTATCTATTCCTGACCAAGTGAATTTTTTTAACGTGTATTTAAAGTCCTAGGAgttcttaaacatttaaaaaataactgttaaACGTTTtgtgaaaaaaagtttttttaacagATAGTAAAAAAGCAGTCCCTGCTTTTGAGATGACCTAAGTGTGTCAAGGAACACCAGTATTGAATTGTAGATAATGTGTTCAAGGGTCAGATGCATTTAGATAACACTGAGAAGGGCTGGTTCTTAACTTGGATTCTTTTGATTGTTGAAATAGGTTTTGTTCATAGGTTGGCAAACTTTATCTCTAGAGGACCAGGGTAAATATTAGGTTTCTCATGCCCTATAGTGCCtattgcaactactcaactctgctattGTAGTGTGAACAAATGAGTAAAATTATTTATGGAGACAGACGATTTAATTTCATGTCATTTTCACATGTAATGGAgtgttcttttgatttctttccaaCCATGTACAAGTGTGAAAACTATTCTTAGTGTACGCATTGTACAAAAATGGGCAGCTGGCCAGATTTGGTCATGAGCTGTAGTTTGCAAACTTCTAGTTCAGGTTATTGATTGGCATTTTTAATCTAgtaaaagaacacatttttatttcctttaatcagTCTGTGTCCAGGTTCTTAGAATATTTAGtcatttataaatttttcatttcttgtgcCTCAGGAGTGCCTGTGAAGAAAACTGGGTATTTCCCTAAGGTATCTTGCCTTGATTGTCTTTCCTTGAAGTATCACAAATCAGGATGTCTGCACAGTCAGTGGAAGAGGATTCAATACTTATCATCCCAACTCCAGATGAAGAGGAAAAAATTCTAAGAGTGAAGTTGGAGGAGGATCCTGATGGTGAAGAGGGGTCGAGTATCCCCTGGAaccatcttcctgacccggaggTTTTCCGCCAGAGGTTCAGGCAGTTTGGATACCAGGATTCACCTGGGCCCCGGGAAGCTGTGAGCCAGCTTCGAGAACTTTGCCGTCTGTGGCTCAGgccagagacacacacaaaagaacaaatCTTGGAGCTGGTTGTACTGGAGCAGTTTGTTGCCATCCTCCCCAAGGAGCTACAGACTTGGGTTCGAGAGCATCATCCAGAGAATGGAGAGGAGGCAGTGACGGTCCTGGAGGATTTAGAGAGTGAACTAGATGACCCTGGACAGCCAGTAAGTTTCCTGTTAGGAGTACTGGCGTAGCAGTATTCACAGCTTCTGAATTAGTTCCACTCAACTAAGTTAGAATTATGTTTATGCTTCCCCTCCCCCCCTTCATTATTTATGCTGCTTTGCCCTCTAGGCCTCTGCAGCATATGTTTTGTATGATTTCTTTGGTGTGTGTTTTAGTTTTGATTCTCATCAAATTCCTTCTCAACTGAACCAATTCCTATCATTTCCAGGTTTCTCTTCGTCGACGAAAACGGGAAGTGTTAGTGGAGGAGATAGTATCTCAAGAAGAAGCTCAGGGATTACCGAGTTCTGAGCTTGATGCTGTGGAAAACCAGCTGAAGTGGGCATCCTGGGAGCTCCATTCCCTAAGGCACTGTGGTGAGGACCGGAACTCCGTGTGGGCTGGAGAGTGAGAGTGTGGATCTTTTGTCCAGAACTCTGCATATTTTTactgggagcagggagggagaaTAATCGCCTTCACCTGATTGCTTAGACATAGACACATTGTAGGATTTCTATTCTTATGTGATAACAGTTGGTTTGCTAACTTTGAGTCTTTTATTCTTCAACATAACATCATCaaccttttctttgcttttatgtcTTTCTTTGAAGGCCTGCCCATTTCTGGTGGGCATTTGACTTACTCTGAGCCATAACCCACCTCTGTGGCTTATTTGCCACCTGTTTCACATCCTTCCAGTCTCCTACCTAGTCTCTCTGGTATAATAAGCTTACTTCTTCAAATCTAGTTTTTTTTGTTATCACCAGAATCTTTTCGTATTttcagcttttttgtttttttcttcaacataagtacagaaaaattaaatggaaagatCGTTCACTAAtgccattctttcccagcatcttggCAGTTAATGCCACATACTTACTTATTTTGATACAATCCTGTATATTCCTAAACCTGctagatttctttttcatatttatagaaattaaaatgaaattttgtttGTGGCTGCTTTGGGCATCATTTCTTGAGGCAGTTGAAGGTAATGCTAGTGCAAGCCAGATGAGTTCTGAGTAGGCTGCCCCTCTGAATTATGGGGTGTTCTTCTGTGcagtaaagtttgagaagcagcaTCTTTGGTTGTTGGAGGTGGCATCTTCCTGGGTGGCAAACTTCTCCTTTGCCTGAACTATAGAATAGACTTAATTCTTGCCTCTAAACTGTAGAATAGAATAAGTCTCACCTCATTTTAGCGTCTGGTCTTTACCACACTTGGGAACTAAATTCTTTCTGTGCCATTTGTCACCTTCACACTCACTCCTCTGTTATTCAAGTCTCCAGACCTCACTAATCTCCTCTGACTCTTCAGTGTCTCTTTGTCAgccttcttttctgtctcttaaTCATTTGTTACAGACTTTCTCACTATGTACAAGTTTTTGAGTGCTTCTGTTCACCCTTTAGTAACTGTTTATTCATCAAAGCTTGAAGTTTCAGGAAGGTCTTAGATGAGACTTGCTCATACCACTCCTGCCTATAGGTAGATGATGGTACCTCATGTTGGTAATTCAGGCTGTTCTTTCACTGTGCACATCTAACAGGCCTAGAAGTCACAGCTTATCTTAATACCATGACAAATACCAAATACAGCAAGTTGCTTTTACAGGAAAACTTCAGTCATTAAAAGAGCCTTGAATCTGGAAGTGTCATGTCCCAAGTTAACACAGGATGCTCCCAACTTACCTTCAGCTGCTTCTTGTTAGGACTGATGTATTCTCCTTGTAATCTAATCTTGGCTTTGACCTGCCTTGTCttgctcattttagaaaaattactgTCTGATAGATTGGTTACTTACACtttatattttgatataatttctCCCTTTTTCAAAGCAAAACAGTGTGATTTCCTGATGgcaaattttgatttatttttctcctggcCTTAgctgcatctctgtgtctcctaaCAAACTTAGACTCTCTGAAACATCTGTGTTTTTTCCGCACTTTGATTTTTGACCACCATTGTGTAACCTACTCCCTGTGCTACCACTTACTAGGATACAGTCTTTTAATTCCTCATATGTTCCCATGCTCTCATCTCATTAACCTCATAatcagttgttttcatttttttcttttttgagactaGGCAGTATCATCACCAGTTTCATGGTGCTGTTTATAGACATATATAAGCTATTTACTtctagttcatttttttaaatatttttttttcttcagttgtcTGTCCTCCCAGAATAGGAAGTAAGTGATATCtacattttctgtttatttcagaTGATGATGCTAGGACTGAAAACGGAGCTCTAGCTCCAAAGCAGGAGATTCCTTCAGCAGGAGAATCTCATGAAGTTTCCGGCACTCTCAATATAGGTGTTCCTCAAATCTTTAAATATGGAGAAACCTGTTTCCCTAAGGGCAggtttgaaagaaagagaaatcccTCCCGAAAGAAACAGCATATATGTGACGAATGTGGGAAACACTTCAGTCAGGGCTCAGCCCTTATTCTTCATCAGAGAATCCACAGTGGGGAGAAACCCTATGGATGTGTTGAGTGTGGGAAAGCATTCAGCAGGAGTTCCATCCTCGTGCAGCACCAGAGAGTCCACACTGGAGAAAAACCTTACAAATGTCTTGAATGTGGAAAAGCTTTTAGCCAGAATTCTGGGCTTATCAATCACCAGAGAATCCATACTGGGGAGAAACCTTATGAATGCGTTCAGTGTGGGAAATCCTATAGTCAAAGCTCAAATCTTTTTAGACATCAGCGAAGACACAATGCAGAAAAACTTCTCAATGTTGTGAaagtttaagaaatttaaaaaaaaagtcagcactCAGGTCTTTCTTCTGAAATgaagacaaaattaaaaacatgaaatgacATAGTTTTCCTATAGACTGTTAGAAAATCCACTGGGAAATGTAGAAAATCTTCACCCATTATTATTATCTTGAAAGGAATGGTGTCATACCTGCctagaaactgaaattttaaacttAATTCAGGTGTTAATGCCTAATCTTCCATGtgatatttcttattatttttcctaATGATGAACTACCTGATCTTTGTCCCTTTGTTACAAAGTTTGCTTCTTAGATACATTATTTGTGTTGGTCATCAAAATGTTCTTTGCAAGGATACATTCCCTTCTGCATTGAAAAGCAACATAAGAATCACAAAATCTGAAAACTGAAACCACTTTTTCCAAATTTACCTGTTTCCTTTTACCTAATTTGAATATGAGTTTTTGAAAATAGAAGATAAAAGGTGACCAAAAACCAGAGTGAAATGAGCCTTAAAACTCAGATAAGAAGTGACAGTTGATAAAACGTCAAAAAGTGAAAGGGACACCTAGATTGGGGAAGACTGACAAATACTTTGAtccaagaattaaaaatatatcaagaatTTATTCTAGGTATAATTATCTGCCTGCTGGAAAACTCAAAAATAGCTCATCCTACCTGTAATTGAGAAGCAACCCACTCATGAAAATAATGTCTTCTCATGTATCATTAGAAAGTGAACAGTCTAAACAAACAGTTGTAAAGCTTTGAAGGTAGAAATTATAACACTAGGGGAGGATCTGTAGTGAATGGCAGTGTTGAAGGGCAAATGTAAACGAGTAATGGTCTGTCTTGacttttagaaaacagaagacTTGAAGATCTAAGTCGTcgttatttttccttcatttttgttgAGGACAGGAAAATCCCTGATAGGTGAGGAACAAGGTATCAGGGTTTTGATTTTACTCTTTTGGTACAAAAGGGTTGAACACCAAGCTAACAGAGCAGCCATGcgtttattattaaattttctaCCAacaaggcactgtgctaggtactGTAACCCTGCCATGGGGAGGTAGGTATTCTTCCACTGTAAATCATTGGGGGTTGGTATAAAGCTGTTTCCTGTGAGTTAGCCTCTCCCCCCCGACCCCAGTCTAAGCAGTCCTGGGATGGGGGGTCACCTCTGAGATTCCTAGAGCCATAGTTCTCTTACCAGGGTGTTGTATTGGGGAAAGGAGGACTCAGCTCAAAGAGCTAGCCAGCTTGTCAGCAGTCTTCAGAGGTGAGTCCAAGATAATATCACAGTTTGGAAGTTTATgggtcttttattaaaaaaaaaacaaaaactaatcaATCTCTAGTAGTATTGAGGTTGTACTTAACATATTAAGTTGAATGGATTGttctatttaaaaaagaactagGCTATTAACAACTAGTTTATTAATTGTCAGAGTTGGTGgagctttttttaattttaagtcttaacacattaaaaaaaatgtatagaagTAATAACATTGTAGTAGTAGGATTATATACTCCTTGGTTGAGAATCCCAAATACTGTGTTTCTGTTTAGTTGAAAACTCTGGAAgttaaaatatatagaatatgAGAAAAGGCTTTTTTATAGTGGGCATAATTGTGTGGAAAATGACCCATGTGAATAAAAATATTACGTATTTCCAGAGTTTTGGGTTACATCTGGTGCTTGgatcaaattaaaaaatggaaggtGTGATTTGCATGAgcctgttaaaaagcagagtaaTAAATGCAAGGCTAGCTGGTGGAGAAGTGAGGCAGAATGGAGCTTGTTTATAGAATTTTTTGATAATTATAAGAAATGTGCTTTATAGATTaagatttattgaagtataaataTGTAGTAATGATATAATGTATTTTAAGTTATACAAGAATATGTAGGGACTTTTGTTTGGGTCTTTTTCTCTTTGTGGCTGAGAGGAAACAAGTCAGTGTCCAATAAAGCTATGAATTCCTCTGCTCTAAGATAAACCGGTCTTGGgttgattgatttatttataaCTGGCTTCTTTCCAAGTAGGTTCTGAAGTGGCATATTTGGAATACTGCTGGGATGACAGAATTCTTTTATCAGAGTAGGTAAGAAAGGAGTAACCTCTTGGTGGCTAGAGTTTCATGGTTTTTTAGATCTTCTCTTTTCCTGTATACAAAGAAGCTTCCCTGAGGTACATTTGTCATAAATGCCAAAGATGTTTGGTGTAATGTGCGAACTTAGAAAAAAGTATTAGAGTTGGCAAATGTGAGTTTGTCTTGTCATCTCTGATACCTGTGTGTTGTTTAAGAAGGATTCTGAGACTAAGGCAAGGCTCTGGGGGGAAAATGGACTGGACCCCAGAAAACTGGGTGATGATACACATTAAAAGGAAATGATTGTCTTTGTAGTCCCTGTCTCTGGTTATCTATTCAGTGCTTTATGATTTCGTCTGGACTTTCATTGATGTCCACTCAGATGATCATAGTTGGCAATTCTGGGGGGTGCCCAGCCTTTGATGAAGTGGTGATCTAGCAATGCCAAGCAGTGGCATCTGTTGGGTTAGCAAATGAGCAGTCATTATTAAAGCAAGCAGACTGCTTATGCCTGATCAGTGGCCACTGAGCACTTGCTCATTATTGcaaaattttcttttgattttcttggaGGTTGAACTCTGCACATTCACACCCAGTTGGCACTTGATCATTTAGCAGTACGTCTGTCACATTTGTGTAAGTTGCAGGGAGGGTTCTATGTACTGAAATAATCTGCATGCCAGTCATTGGGTTAGACACCACCCATCTCCCTTAGATTTGTAGACTAGGAAAGCAAGATTTAGAGATCGTGTGGCTTGCATGTGGCCAGTTAGAGCTAAAACTCAAATCTAGTTCTGTGAACtccaggggttttttttttttttttacaatgcaaTGAATGATGGCTATTAAACCTTGACTGGTAAATTTTATGCTTTTATCTTATGGTTAGCAAATATAAAAGCTATTAAAACATACTTGTTTGACTTttctacagttcaaaaacacaaaatgaaaaaggacatttctttttatggtcTAAATTGACAAGTAACAATTATTTGGTTTGCTCTTCTTCCAGACTTAGGCATATACATAATTAAGCAAAAACTTGTTAATAGCTGACACTTGTCACTGTACACAGATACTGTTGGAAGCGCTTTACCATGGATTAACTCTTAATCCCCACACCGACCATATGAGGTAGGTACATACCCCCATTTTACATGTATGCACTGAAAattgcctcctctccctcccacttggatgtagacttttatttttttatggctacATACTAACCCATTGCATCAATAACGCTAtaactgggacttcccaggcagtccagtggttaagactgggcactcccaatgcagggggcacaagtttgatccctgatt includes these proteins:
- the ZNF24 gene encoding zinc finger protein 24 isoform X2: MSAQSVEEDSILIIPTPDEEEKILRVKLEEDPDGEEGSSIPWNHLPDPEVFRQRFRQFGYQDSPGPREAVSQLRELCRLWLRPETHTKEQILELVVLEQFVAILPKELQTWVREHHPENGEEAVTVLEDLESELDDPGQPVSLRRRKREVLVEEIVSQEEAQGLPSSELDAVENQLKWASWELHSLRHCA
- the ZNF24 gene encoding zinc finger protein 24 isoform X1, which produces MSAQSVEEDSILIIPTPDEEEKILRVKLEEDPDGEEGSSIPWNHLPDPEVFRQRFRQFGYQDSPGPREAVSQLRELCRLWLRPETHTKEQILELVVLEQFVAILPKELQTWVREHHPENGEEAVTVLEDLESELDDPGQPVSLRRRKREVLVEEIVSQEEAQGLPSSELDAVENQLKWASWELHSLRHCDDDARTENGALAPKQEIPSAGESHEVSGTLNIGVPQIFKYGETCFPKGRFERKRNPSRKKQHICDECGKHFSQGSALILHQRIHSGEKPYGCVECGKAFSRSSILVQHQRVHTGEKPYKCLECGKAFSQNSGLINHQRIHTGEKPYECVQCGKSYSQSSNLFRHQRRHNAEKLLNVVKV